The Pirellulimonas nuda genome includes a region encoding these proteins:
- a CDS encoding histone deacetylase family protein: MTRIVYSRHYNIGFYGLERLHPFDSRKYGRAWRLLRRRFGPSLRGIHQRVDRPASREELLRVHTADYLDRLGDPKVVAAALEVPLLSRLPGWAIDRHVLRPMRWATRGTIVAAQQALEHGLAVNLSGGYHHAKPERGEGFCVYADVGAAVASVRADGLIADSDRIVCIDTDAHQGNGVCHTFMHDPRAFLFDLFNGQIYPLYDIGARKRVDCAVPITGAWSDAAYLDELYNRLPGFLDSVCRSPVGLAFYNAGTDVLAGDPLGGLAISAAAVRQRDLYVVSELRRRGLPTVMVLSGGYTRQSYRLVADSVIGIVDEESQG; this comes from the coding sequence ATGACCCGCATCGTCTATTCACGCCACTACAACATCGGCTTCTACGGTCTCGAGCGGCTCCACCCGTTCGACTCGCGCAAGTACGGCCGGGCGTGGAGGCTGCTGCGCCGCCGCTTCGGCCCGTCGCTACGCGGCATCCACCAGCGCGTTGACCGACCGGCCAGCCGCGAAGAGCTGCTGCGGGTGCACACGGCCGACTACCTCGACCGGCTCGGCGACCCGAAGGTGGTCGCCGCCGCGCTCGAAGTCCCGCTGCTCAGCCGGCTGCCGGGCTGGGCGATCGACCGGCACGTGCTCCGCCCCATGCGCTGGGCGACGCGCGGGACGATCGTCGCCGCGCAGCAGGCGCTCGAGCACGGCCTGGCCGTCAACCTGAGCGGGGGCTACCACCACGCCAAGCCGGAGCGGGGCGAGGGGTTCTGCGTCTACGCCGACGTCGGCGCCGCCGTGGCCAGCGTGCGCGCCGATGGGCTGATCGCCGACTCGGACCGCATCGTCTGCATCGACACCGACGCGCACCAGGGCAACGGCGTCTGCCACACGTTCATGCACGACCCGCGGGCGTTCCTCTTCGACCTCTTCAACGGACAGATTTATCCGCTGTACGACATCGGGGCGCGCAAGCGCGTCGACTGCGCCGTGCCGATCACGGGCGCCTGGTCGGACGCCGCGTACCTCGACGAGCTTTACAACCGCCTCCCCGGCTTCCTCGACTCGGTCTGCCGGTCGCCGGTAGGGCTGGCGTTCTACAACGCCGGCACAGACGTGCTGGCCGGCGACCCGCTCGGCGGCCTAGCGATCTCGGCCGCCGCGGTCCGCCAGCGCGACCTGTACGTCGTAAGCGAGCTGCGCCGACGCGGCCTCCCGACCGTGATGGTGCTCAGCGGCGGCTACACCCGGCAGAGCTACCGGCTGGTAGCAGACTCGGTGATCGGGATCGTCGACGAGGAGAGTCAGGGCTGA
- a CDS encoding DUF433 domain-containing protein, with protein MMIDWPNCEFVDRDPARMSGAWLFRGTRVPVRSLFENLEDGATIDQYLEWFPGVTRRQAEGVLEHAAASLSLPART; from the coding sequence ATGATGATTGACTGGCCAAATTGCGAGTTCGTTGATCGCGACCCTGCCAGGATGAGCGGCGCATGGCTCTTCCGCGGCACCAGGGTGCCGGTGCGAAGCCTGTTCGAGAACCTTGAGGACGGCGCCACGATCGACCAGTACCTTGAGTGGTTCCCCGGCGTCACGCGTCGGCAGGCTGAAGGGGTCCTCGAACACGCGGCCGCTAGTCTGTCGCTGCCCGCCCGAACATGA
- the glmS gene encoding glutamine--fructose-6-phosphate transaminase (isomerizing), which translates to MCGIVGYIGPKTASEYLIEGLRRLEYRGYDSSGLATIEEGGLSVTKTTGRIDRLAEALAKNPPDGSVGIGHTRWATHGIASDENSHPHLGGDGSLALVHNGVIENFRPLKEKLIALGYEFLSATDSEVVAHLLDHEIQQRLAEPTTDGGDPHAPLVEAVQATLAQLRGTYGIAVVFRDWPDVIIAARLGSPLVVGVGKGEHYLASDGSPLVGFTDKIVYLSDHEVAVISAGALRVVNRDAGHISHVVKRLEIDASQVELAGFPHYMLKEIFEQPETIRAAMRGRLDADQATAVFGGLNLSPQQLRAVDRIVLTACGTSWHSAMLGEYMLEAFARIPVEVEYASELRYRNPPLTRDTLLFALTQSGETIDTLAALREVKRKGHPTLAICNVVGSSIAREADGGIYLHAGPEIGVASTKAFTSQCVVLALLSLYFGRLRHLSFEAGLRIIEELRALPEQVEQALDTNNICRQVAAKYSSADNFLYLGRQYNFPTALEGALKLKEISYIHAEGYPAAEMKHGPIALVDENTPSVFIVPHGPVYEKVLSNMEEIKARGGPVIAIVDEHDSRAAELADDVISVPVVADFAQPIVSVVPLQLLAYHIAVLRGCDVDKPRNLAKSVTVE; encoded by the coding sequence ATGTGCGGAATCGTTGGCTATATCGGCCCCAAGACGGCTTCGGAGTACCTGATCGAGGGGCTCCGCCGGCTCGAGTACCGGGGCTATGACAGCTCTGGGCTGGCGACCATCGAAGAGGGGGGGCTGTCGGTTACCAAGACCACCGGCCGGATCGACCGACTCGCCGAAGCGCTCGCCAAGAACCCCCCCGACGGCTCCGTGGGCATCGGTCACACCCGCTGGGCGACGCACGGCATCGCCAGCGACGAGAACTCCCACCCACACCTGGGGGGCGACGGCTCGTTGGCGCTGGTGCACAACGGCGTGATCGAGAACTTCCGCCCGCTGAAAGAGAAGCTCATCGCCCTGGGGTACGAGTTCCTCTCCGCGACCGACAGCGAGGTGGTGGCGCACCTGCTGGACCACGAGATCCAGCAGCGGCTCGCCGAGCCCACGACGGACGGCGGCGATCCCCACGCGCCGCTGGTCGAAGCCGTGCAGGCGACCCTCGCCCAACTGCGGGGCACCTACGGCATCGCGGTGGTCTTCCGCGACTGGCCCGACGTGATCATCGCCGCCCGGCTCGGCAGCCCGCTGGTGGTGGGCGTAGGAAAAGGAGAGCACTACCTGGCGAGCGACGGCTCTCCGCTGGTGGGCTTTACCGACAAGATCGTCTATCTATCCGACCACGAGGTGGCCGTCATCTCGGCGGGCGCCTTGCGGGTTGTGAACCGCGACGCGGGGCACATCAGCCACGTGGTGAAGCGACTGGAGATCGACGCCAGCCAGGTAGAGCTTGCTGGGTTTCCGCACTACATGCTCAAGGAGATCTTTGAGCAGCCCGAGACCATCCGCGCCGCGATGCGCGGGCGTCTGGACGCGGACCAAGCGACCGCGGTGTTCGGCGGGCTGAACCTGTCGCCGCAGCAACTGCGGGCCGTCGACCGCATCGTGCTGACCGCCTGCGGCACCAGTTGGCACTCCGCCATGCTGGGCGAGTACATGCTGGAGGCGTTTGCGCGTATCCCGGTGGAGGTGGAATACGCCAGCGAGCTGCGCTACCGCAACCCGCCGCTGACACGCGACACGCTGTTGTTTGCCTTGACGCAGAGCGGCGAGACGATCGACACGCTGGCGGCGCTGCGGGAGGTGAAGCGTAAGGGGCACCCGACGCTGGCGATTTGCAACGTGGTGGGGAGCAGCATCGCCCGCGAGGCGGACGGCGGCATCTACCTGCACGCGGGGCCCGAGATCGGCGTCGCCTCGACCAAGGCGTTCACGTCGCAGTGCGTGGTGCTGGCGCTGTTGTCGCTGTACTTCGGCCGGCTGCGGCACCTGAGCTTCGAGGCGGGGCTGCGGATCATCGAAGAACTGCGGGCGCTGCCCGAGCAGGTAGAGCAGGCGCTGGACACGAACAACATCTGCCGTCAGGTCGCCGCCAAGTACTCCTCGGCGGACAACTTCTTGTACCTGGGCCGGCAGTACAACTTCCCCACGGCGCTCGAGGGCGCCCTGAAGCTGAAAGAGATCAGCTACATCCACGCAGAGGGCTACCCCGCGGCAGAGATGAAGCACGGCCCGATCGCCCTGGTAGACGAGAACACGCCCAGCGTGTTCATCGTGCCGCACGGGCCGGTGTACGAGAAGGTGTTGTCGAACATGGAAGAGATCAAGGCGCGCGGCGGCCCGGTGATCGCCATCGTCGACGAGCACGACAGCCGCGCCGCAGAGCTGGCGGACGACGTGATCAGCGTGCCGGTAGTCGCGGACTTCGCCCAGCCGATCGTCTCGGTCGTGCCGCTACAGTTGCTGGCGTATCACATCGCGGTGCTGCGTGGGTGCGACGTCGACAAGCCGCGGAACCTAGCCAAGAGCGTAACCGTGGAGTAG
- a CDS encoding glycosyltransferase family 87 protein: MSSYRDTAATPYLGVVTTPSNAASRRALLLLMRVGAFAAIAVGAARIADTVAGADARNDFAHYYLSARMLLEGENPYTTPLAPRCEALGFEQDPRIPYGANPPLLIRSMACIAWAPPGAAYLAWLLTQVGCLVGLALVLRRLTFQGGDGTWQLVGLAVLVNSSAVMTHFYYSQVQLPVALAIAGAVLLRVRGRTASAMALATAAAAFKLYPAVLLPWFLLSGLRGWGDLAKRVAAAAAVGLAALAVTGPEMWLSFVQEGLPVIQLSVGGSWTNYSLPSLAKMLSGAVAGDLASPPAWSAPLGKLLGLLAIAAAYGRVLYGGLKPAAEASLLCLAMMAASLVCWSHYFVLAALPAAVLTAGARGRGPRAMLVAAPLAVLLLWPELDAATPFFQPLAARVLLHFYPLAVMGLAAWMIADANSAEIEKKPQYEQ; encoded by the coding sequence GTGAGTAGTTACCGCGACACGGCAGCGACCCCCTATCTGGGCGTTGTGACGACCCCCTCGAACGCGGCGTCGCGGCGGGCGCTGCTGCTGCTGATGAGGGTGGGGGCGTTTGCGGCGATCGCCGTCGGCGCCGCTCGCATCGCAGACACGGTGGCGGGCGCCGACGCGCGGAACGACTTCGCCCACTACTACCTCTCGGCGCGGATGCTGCTAGAGGGAGAAAACCCCTACACCACGCCGCTGGCGCCACGCTGCGAGGCGCTGGGTTTCGAACAAGACCCGCGGATCCCCTACGGCGCCAACCCGCCGCTGCTGATCCGCTCGATGGCCTGCATCGCCTGGGCGCCCCCCGGAGCGGCGTACCTGGCTTGGCTGCTGACGCAGGTGGGGTGCCTGGTCGGCCTGGCGCTGGTGCTCAGGCGGCTCACCTTCCAGGGGGGGGACGGAACGTGGCAACTGGTCGGCCTGGCGGTGCTGGTGAACAGCAGCGCGGTGATGACGCACTTCTACTACTCGCAGGTGCAGCTCCCGGTGGCGCTGGCGATCGCCGGCGCCGTGCTGCTGCGGGTGCGCGGCCGCACCGCCAGCGCGATGGCGTTGGCCACCGCGGCGGCGGCGTTCAAGCTCTACCCCGCGGTGCTGCTGCCGTGGTTCTTGCTGAGCGGGCTGCGTGGCTGGGGAGACCTGGCAAAGCGGGTGGCTGCGGCGGCCGCCGTTGGGCTGGCCGCGCTAGCGGTGACGGGCCCAGAGATGTGGCTCAGCTTTGTGCAAGAAGGGCTGCCGGTGATTCAATTAAGCGTCGGCGGGAGCTGGACGAACTACTCGCTGCCGTCGCTGGCGAAGATGCTCTCGGGCGCCGTGGCGGGCGATCTGGCCAGTCCTCCGGCCTGGAGCGCCCCGCTGGGGAAACTGCTGGGGCTGCTGGCCATCGCCGCGGCCTACGGGCGCGTGCTGTACGGCGGGCTAAAGCCGGCCGCCGAGGCGTCGCTGCTGTGCTTGGCGATGATGGCGGCGTCGTTGGTGTGCTGGAGCCACTACTTCGTGCTGGCCGCACTGCCCGCGGCGGTGCTGACGGCCGGCGCCCGCGGGCGCGGCCCGCGGGCGATGCTGGTCGCGGCGCCGCTGGCGGTGTTGCTCCTGTGGCCAGAGCTAGACGCCGCCACGCCGTTCTTCCAACCGCTGGCCGCCCGCGTGCTTCTGCACTTCTACCCGCTGGCGGTGATGGGCCTGGCGGCGTGGATGATCGCAGACGCAAATAGCGCAGAGATTGAAAAGAAGCCGCAGTATGAGCAATAG
- a CDS encoding ABC transporter permease, producing MLTALDRKLLRDLGQMAGQVVMIALVIGAGVAALVNNQTMLRSLEATREAFYDRYRFADVFANVKRAPDSLADRIADIPGVALVETRIVEGVNLSVPGLDEPAVGQIISMRTSTPPLLNQVYLRRGRMLAPRRDDEVLASEKFVNENNLRVGDEIVAILNGTRKPLRIVGVVLSPEYVFQIKPGDLVPDPKHYGVLWMDHDVLAMAYDMEGAFNDVSAELLRGADLQDVLFRMDKLIRPYGGRGAYGRKDQVSHMLLESDIQGLKTMGLVAPSIFLAVAAFLVNVVLTRMLSLQREQIAALKAFGYSNVEVGWHYLKFVLLIAIVGAAIGTIGGVWLSRGFTEMIARVYQYPELLFAGRWGVVGAAGGVAIGASVLGAISAVWQAVRLPPAEAMRPEPPASFRPTLIERLGLGRFTPNVVKMILRQLERQPVKTAFSVLAIATAIGIVVVGNFIRDSIDFVLDLQFRRVQQYDLQIALAEPLSRDMVYELQHLPGVWRVEPTRGVSANLVNGRRHRRIGMLAMESGATLTRTLDRRGAAYAIPPGGLVLSRSLGRSLDLGAGDTVRVEILEGKRPIVDLPVVALLDDVAGLNAFLSLDQLSKLMREGPRANGAVLTIDPATRDEVYRQLKEVPMVAGVTVKNNALVSFQETIAKNLGFMRVINLSFAIIIAVGVVYNGARIALSERSRELATLRVIGFTRGEISAILLGELGVVTLMATPLGLLMGYYMAWALAYFMDQEVFRFPLVVSRATFGLAASVVLAASLASGLIVRRRLDELDLIAVLKSRS from the coding sequence GTGCTTACCGCGCTCGACCGCAAGCTGCTCCGCGACCTCGGCCAGATGGCGGGCCAGGTGGTGATGATCGCGCTGGTGATCGGCGCCGGGGTGGCGGCGCTGGTGAACAACCAGACGATGCTCCGCTCGCTGGAGGCGACGCGCGAGGCGTTCTACGACCGCTACCGCTTTGCCGACGTGTTCGCCAACGTCAAACGGGCGCCCGACTCGCTCGCCGACAGGATCGCGGACATCCCCGGGGTGGCGCTGGTCGAGACGCGGATCGTCGAAGGGGTGAACCTCTCCGTGCCGGGCCTCGACGAGCCCGCCGTTGGGCAGATCATCTCGATGCGTACGTCGACCCCACCGCTGCTCAATCAGGTTTACCTCCGGCGCGGCCGCATGCTGGCGCCCCGGCGCGACGACGAGGTGCTCGCCAGCGAGAAGTTCGTCAACGAGAACAACCTGCGGGTCGGCGATGAGATCGTCGCGATCCTCAACGGCACGCGCAAGCCGCTGCGGATCGTGGGCGTGGTGCTCTCGCCCGAGTACGTCTTCCAGATCAAGCCGGGCGACCTGGTCCCCGACCCCAAGCACTACGGCGTGCTGTGGATGGACCACGACGTGCTCGCGATGGCGTACGACATGGAGGGGGCGTTCAACGACGTCTCTGCCGAGCTGCTCCGCGGCGCCGACCTGCAGGACGTGCTGTTCCGCATGGATAAGCTGATCCGCCCCTACGGCGGCCGGGGCGCCTACGGGCGCAAGGATCAGGTCTCCCACATGCTGCTGGAGAGCGACATCCAGGGACTCAAGACGATGGGCCTGGTGGCGCCGTCCATCTTCCTTGCGGTGGCGGCGTTCCTGGTGAACGTGGTGCTTACTCGGATGCTCAGCCTGCAACGCGAACAGATCGCCGCGCTCAAAGCGTTCGGCTACTCGAACGTCGAAGTGGGCTGGCACTACCTGAAGTTCGTGCTGCTGATCGCGATCGTCGGCGCCGCCATCGGAACCATCGGGGGCGTTTGGCTGAGCCGCGGGTTTACGGAGATGATCGCCCGCGTCTACCAGTACCCGGAGCTGCTGTTCGCGGGGCGTTGGGGGGTGGTGGGCGCCGCCGGGGGCGTTGCGATCGGCGCGTCGGTGCTGGGGGCGATCAGCGCCGTGTGGCAGGCGGTCCGTCTGCCCCCGGCTGAAGCGATGCGCCCCGAGCCCCCCGCGTCGTTCCGCCCCACGCTTATCGAGCGGCTTGGCCTCGGGCGGTTCACCCCCAACGTGGTGAAGATGATCCTCCGCCAACTCGAACGCCAGCCGGTGAAAACCGCCTTCTCGGTGCTCGCGATCGCAACCGCGATCGGCATCGTCGTCGTCGGGAACTTCATCCGAGACTCGATCGACTTCGTTCTGGACCTGCAGTTCCGCCGCGTGCAGCAGTACGACCTGCAGATTGCCCTCGCGGAGCCCCTGTCGCGCGACATGGTCTACGAGCTCCAGCACCTGCCGGGGGTGTGGCGGGTCGAGCCGACCCGCGGCGTGTCTGCCAATCTGGTCAACGGGCGCCGCCATCGACGGATCGGCATGCTGGCGATGGAATCGGGCGCTACGCTCACGCGCACGCTTGACCGCCGCGGCGCGGCTTACGCCATCCCGCCGGGGGGCCTCGTGTTGTCTCGGTCGCTGGGCAGATCGCTCGACCTCGGCGCCGGCGATACGGTGCGTGTCGAGATCCTCGAGGGGAAGCGTCCCATCGTCGACCTGCCCGTGGTGGCGCTGCTGGACGACGTGGCGGGGCTAAACGCGTTTCTGAGCCTCGACCAGCTCTCGAAGCTCATGCGCGAGGGCCCGCGCGCCAACGGCGCCGTGCTGACGATCGATCCCGCGACGCGCGACGAGGTGTACCGCCAGCTCAAGGAGGTCCCGATGGTGGCCGGGGTCACCGTCAAGAACAACGCCCTGGTGAGCTTCCAGGAAACCATCGCCAAAAACCTGGGCTTCATGCGGGTCATTAACCTTTCGTTCGCGATCATCATCGCGGTCGGCGTGGTGTACAACGGCGCCCGCATTGCGCTCTCCGAGCGCAGCCGCGAGCTTGCCACCCTGCGCGTGATCGGCTTTACCCGGGGCGAGATCTCCGCCATCCTGCTCGGCGAGCTGGGGGTGGTCACGCTGATGGCCACCCCGCTGGGGCTGCTGATGGGGTACTACATGGCCTGGGCTTTGGCGTACTTTATGGATCAAGAGGTGTTCCGCTTCCCGCTGGTGGTCAGCCGCGCCACCTTTGGGCTGGCGGCGTCGGTGGTGCTGGCGGCGTCGCTGGCGTCGGGGCTGATCGTCCGCCGCCGGCTCGACGAGCTCGACCTGATCGCCGTGCTCAAGTCACGCAGTTGA
- a CDS encoding glycosyltransferase, giving the protein MTDQAAAVLAPPPAAPRLPDTPCPLSEANAARGRVQSLRRLSVLVPLYNERWTIGPMLQRLLCAPVSLELEVIVVDDGSTDGGADVVAAIAEGDPRVRLIRSPQNQGKGAAVRRAIAEMTGDVAVVQDADLEYDPHELPRLLRPILAGHADAVFGSRFAGGERRALLFWHSLGNRVLTTAANMLCDLNLTDMETCYKAVRADILRELRLTSDGFDLEPELTCRLAQWGARIYETPVSYRGRVAADGKKTSLMDGLRALWRLAACRFWDTKFTDHTGMYVLRSCDRAKRYNRWLMRQAAPFMGQRLLEAGAGIGNLSQMLTARERLVLVDHDPLYVEMLRDRFAGRGNVAVLQTDLTEPGFDAQWQSEALDTILCSNVLEHLEPHEQVLEGYCRALRPGGHAIIIVPAEPGLYSPADEALGHYRRYTPEGLERVMRQAGFITVHTRQVCKLGAAAWRVNGLLGRKNLTPRQMLWFDRMWPVMRAADPLLPWRGMSLICVGRKPS; this is encoded by the coding sequence ATGACCGACCAAGCCGCTGCCGTACTCGCCCCGCCGCCCGCCGCCCCGCGCCTGCCAGACACCCCCTGCCCGCTGAGCGAGGCCAACGCGGCCCGCGGACGCGTGCAGTCCCTGCGGCGGCTCTCGGTGCTGGTGCCGCTGTACAACGAGCGCTGGACCATCGGCCCGATGCTCCAGCGTCTGCTGTGCGCGCCCGTCAGCCTCGAGCTGGAAGTGATCGTCGTCGACGACGGCTCGACCGACGGCGGCGCCGACGTGGTGGCCGCCATCGCCGAAGGCGACCCGCGCGTCCGGCTGATCCGCTCGCCGCAGAACCAGGGCAAGGGCGCCGCGGTGCGCCGCGCGATCGCCGAGATGACCGGCGACGTGGCCGTGGTGCAAGACGCCGACCTGGAGTACGACCCCCACGAGCTGCCGCGGCTGCTGCGGCCGATCCTCGCTGGGCACGCGGACGCGGTGTTCGGCTCGCGCTTCGCCGGGGGCGAACGCCGCGCGCTGCTGTTCTGGCACTCGCTGGGCAACCGCGTGCTGACCACCGCGGCCAACATGCTGTGCGACCTGAACCTCACCGACATGGAGACCTGCTACAAGGCGGTCCGCGCCGACATCCTCCGCGAGCTGCGGCTCACGTCCGATGGTTTCGACCTGGAGCCGGAGCTCACCTGCCGCCTCGCCCAGTGGGGCGCCCGCATCTACGAAACCCCCGTCAGCTACCGCGGCCGCGTCGCCGCCGACGGCAAAAAGACCAGCCTGATGGACGGCCTGCGCGCCCTGTGGCGGCTGGCGGCGTGCCGGTTCTGGGACACCAAGTTCACCGACCACACCGGCATGTACGTGCTGCGGAGCTGCGACCGCGCGAAGCGCTACAACCGCTGGCTGATGCGTCAAGCGGCGCCCTTCATGGGGCAGCGCCTCTTGGAGGCGGGCGCCGGCATCGGCAACCTCAGCCAGATGCTCACCGCACGCGAGCGGCTGGTGCTGGTCGACCACGACCCGCTGTACGTGGAGATGCTGCGCGACCGCTTCGCGGGCCGGGGCAACGTAGCGGTGCTGCAGACCGACCTGACCGAGCCCGGCTTCGACGCCCAGTGGCAATCCGAGGCGCTCGACACGATCCTCTGCTCCAACGTGCTGGAACACCTCGAGCCGCACGAACAGGTCCTCGAAGGCTACTGCCGCGCACTGCGTCCCGGGGGCCACGCCATCATCATCGTCCCCGCCGAGCCGGGGCTCTACTCGCCGGCCGACGAGGCGCTGGGGCACTACCGCCGGTACACGCCCGAGGGGCTTGAACGCGTGATGCGCCAAGCGGGCTTCATCACCGTCCACACCCGCCAGGTCTGCAAGCTGGGCGCCGCCGCGTGGCGCGTGAACGGGCTGCTGGGACGCAAGAACCTGACCCCCCGCCAGATGCTGTGGTTCGACCGCATGTGGCCCGTGATGCGGGCGGCCGACCCGCTGCTGCCGTGGCGCGGCATGAGCCTGATCTGCGTGGGGCGCAAGCCCTCGTAG
- a CDS encoding efflux RND transporter periplasmic adaptor subunit, with protein sequence MNYWLSRLFLIGLGVTVVGLAAVAFWPQAEPVDLAAIDRGGITVTVDEDGKTRIREKYIVSTPLSGRLLRIGLDPGDPVAKGKTLLATIEPRDPDLLDARALAQAEARVKSAEAALRQVAPQLEQAKLEQANAEAEVERVRSAARGGGATQSEVDSISLRNRYAIEAVRSARYGEEIAQFELEQARSALLRSRPGADDDASDAISDAAGNGWTFTIRSPIDGRVLRVLQESSAVLASGTPLLELGDPSDLEVEIDVLSSDAVKIKPGARVILEHWGGDRPLEGRVRLVEPAGFTKISTLGVEEQRVNVIVDLVDPPAERSEIGDGFRVEARIVVDEVADALRVPTSALFRSGDDWAVFVVDQPTLDGSGRVTQGAAVKRLVEIGRDNGLQAEVTDGLTEGDVVIVHPSDRVSEGVKVARR encoded by the coding sequence ATGAACTACTGGCTCAGTCGACTGTTCCTCATTGGCCTGGGCGTCACCGTGGTGGGCCTCGCCGCGGTCGCGTTCTGGCCCCAGGCAGAGCCCGTGGACCTTGCCGCTATCGATCGCGGCGGGATCACCGTCACCGTGGACGAGGACGGCAAGACCCGCATCCGCGAGAAGTACATCGTCTCGACTCCCCTCTCCGGCAGGCTGCTGAGGATCGGCCTCGACCCGGGCGACCCAGTCGCGAAGGGGAAAACGCTGCTGGCGACCATCGAACCGCGCGACCCCGACCTGCTGGACGCCCGCGCCCTTGCGCAGGCCGAAGCGCGGGTCAAGAGCGCCGAGGCGGCGCTCCGGCAGGTGGCGCCCCAGCTCGAACAAGCCAAGCTCGAACAAGCCAACGCCGAGGCGGAGGTCGAGCGCGTGCGCAGCGCGGCCCGCGGCGGCGGGGCCACGCAGAGCGAGGTCGACTCCATCTCGCTCCGCAACCGCTACGCGATCGAGGCGGTCCGCTCCGCCCGGTACGGCGAAGAGATCGCCCAGTTCGAGCTGGAGCAGGCCCGCTCTGCGCTGCTCCGCTCGCGCCCCGGCGCGGACGACGACGCATCGGACGCTATCTCGGACGCCGCCGGCAACGGCTGGACCTTCACCATCCGCTCGCCGATCGACGGACGCGTGCTGCGGGTGTTGCAGGAGAGCTCCGCGGTGCTTGCCTCGGGGACGCCGCTGCTGGAGCTGGGCGACCCCTCCGACTTGGAGGTGGAGATCGACGTCCTCTCCAGCGACGCGGTGAAGATCAAGCCCGGCGCGAGGGTGATTCTCGAGCACTGGGGGGGCGATCGTCCGCTCGAGGGACGCGTGCGGCTGGTCGAGCCGGCCGGGTTCACCAAGATCTCTACCCTCGGCGTTGAGGAACAGCGTGTGAACGTGATCGTCGATCTGGTCGACCCACCCGCCGAGCGGTCCGAGATCGGCGACGGCTTCCGGGTCGAGGCCCGCATCGTGGTGGATGAAGTCGCCGACGCGCTCCGCGTCCCCACCAGCGCGTTGTTCCGCTCGGGCGACGACTGGGCGGTGTTCGTGGTCGATCAGCCGACGCTCGACGGCTCGGGCCGCGTTACCCAAGGCGCCGCCGTGAAGCGGCTGGTGGAGATCGGCCGCGACAACGGCTTGCAGGCCGAGGTTACCGACGGGCTTACCGAGGGAGACGTCGTGATCGTCCATCCCAGCGACCGGGTCTCCGAAGGAGTGAAGGTCGCGCGTCGGTAG